The following proteins come from a genomic window of Cryptosporangium phraense:
- a CDS encoding tyrosine-type recombinase/integrase, producing the protein MTKQQGVIFKACSCGARRDRECPLLSERGHGNWHFDIRVTDLTGQRRQVRRGGFTSEKKARAALALLRAQSFHPDQAAWTVESWLRHWLTTRTSIRPSTLISYTQHCDSFLIPALGRIPLHRLTVTDIATAYAGFRKRRNRYGQPLSAATIQRIHATLRGALKSAVRQGLLTDNPARHVELPPADRPHPVLWTPARIEAWHRDGVREKVMVWTADQLARFLRSIRNDRLYPLWHLYALRGLRRGEGIGLRWCDVDLDTGQIHITQQRTEVGGKIVTGPPKSKASRRVVALDQSTIRTLRAHRSRQHTERLTVGARWNETGYVFTRFDGQPLAPNYVTHRFADLVADSGLPPVRLHDLRHGAATLAHAAGADLKTIQDQLGHASITLTADTYTTVLPDAQFAAAAATADLLLGASRTMSDHGRLRCRPDVRSRITASRRSRQRADRASRTTQRRSQ; encoded by the coding sequence ATGACCAAGCAACAAGGTGTCATTTTCAAGGCATGTTCGTGCGGCGCGCGCCGCGACCGGGAGTGCCCGCTGTTGTCCGAACGCGGGCACGGCAACTGGCACTTCGACATCCGCGTCACCGACCTCACCGGCCAACGCCGTCAGGTCCGCCGCGGCGGCTTCACCTCGGAGAAGAAGGCACGAGCCGCGCTGGCCCTCCTCCGCGCCCAATCGTTCCACCCCGACCAGGCGGCCTGGACCGTCGAAAGCTGGTTGCGGCACTGGCTGACGACCCGCACCTCGATCCGGCCCAGCACCCTGATCAGCTACACCCAGCACTGCGACTCGTTCCTCATCCCCGCCCTCGGCCGCATCCCACTCCACCGCCTGACCGTCACCGACATCGCCACCGCCTACGCGGGCTTCCGGAAACGCCGCAACCGGTACGGACAACCGTTGAGCGCCGCGACCATCCAGCGCATCCACGCCACCCTGCGCGGCGCGCTCAAGAGCGCCGTCCGGCAGGGCCTGCTCACCGACAACCCCGCACGCCACGTCGAACTGCCGCCCGCCGACCGGCCCCATCCGGTGCTGTGGACCCCGGCTCGCATCGAGGCCTGGCACCGCGATGGCGTCCGGGAGAAGGTCATGGTCTGGACCGCGGACCAGCTCGCCCGCTTCCTGCGCAGCATCCGCAACGACCGACTCTACCCCCTCTGGCACCTCTACGCCCTCCGCGGACTGCGCCGCGGCGAAGGCATCGGGCTGCGGTGGTGCGACGTCGACCTCGACACCGGACAGATCCACATCACCCAGCAACGCACCGAAGTGGGCGGAAAGATCGTCACCGGGCCGCCCAAGAGCAAAGCCAGCCGGCGTGTTGTCGCGCTCGACCAGTCCACGATCCGGACGCTGCGCGCCCACCGCTCACGCCAGCACACCGAACGACTCACCGTCGGAGCCCGATGGAACGAGACCGGGTACGTCTTCACCCGCTTCGACGGACAGCCGCTCGCGCCGAACTATGTCACCCACCGCTTCGCCGACCTCGTCGCAGACTCCGGACTGCCACCCGTCCGGCTCCACGACCTCCGGCACGGCGCCGCGACCCTGGCTCACGCCGCGGGCGCGGATCTGAAGACCATCCAGGACCAGCTCGGGCACGCCAGCATCACGTTGACCGCCGATACCTACACCACCGTGCTGCCCGACGCCCAGTTCGCCGCCGCCGCCGCGACCGCGGACCTGCTGCTCGGCGCGAGCCGGACGATGAGCGACCACGGTCGGCTCCGCTGCCGGCCGGACGTTCGCTCCCGTATCACCGCGTCGCGGCGCTCGCGTCAGCGCGCTGATCGCGCGTCCAGGACGACGCAGCGTCGCAGCCAATAG